The following nucleotide sequence is from uncultured Desulfovibrio sp..
CACATCAGTGTGGCGGCTTTTACCTTCGCCGACTCTCCTGAACTCCCCATCCTGTATGACCCGCAACAGCTTGCCTTGAAGCTCCAACGGAATCTCGGCAATTTCATCAAGAAAAAGGGTTCCGCCGTCAGCGAGCTGAAAAAATCCCATATGGTCATTGATCGCGCCAGTGAAAGCCCCCTTGGCGTGACCAAAAAATTCGCTTTCAAAAAGATGCTGCGGGATTGCGGCGCAGTTTATCTTGATAAACGGGCTGTTTTTTCTTTTGCTGTGCTTGTGCAGTTCATGGGCGACAAGTTCTTTGCCTGTGCCGGAATCACCTTGAATGAGTACGGTTGCTTCCGTATCGCCGACAATCTGAATCTGTTCGCGAATTTCCCTGATTGCGGAGCTTTCGCCGATTATGCCCGTAAACTTGCGCGCTTCGCAGAGTTCCTCGCGCAGGTGGGCGTTTTCCAGCTCTTTTTTCTGGTTGCTGGCATCGGCTATTTCAAAAAGACGGGCATTTGCAATGGCGTAGGCAATATGATCGGCAACCATGCGCAAGAGTTCAAGAGTGCCCGCTTCAAGCATGCCGCGCGAAAAAACTGCGATGACACCAAGGGTTTCCCCCCGGCAAACAAGAGGCTGCCCGGCAAAACTGATAATGCCCTCCCGCTCGATCCATCGCGGGTCGGCAATCCAGGGTTCTGTGCCGTCAATGCGGGCAACTTCAAGCGGTTTGTTGGTCAGAGCAATGGCTCCGACCTTTCTGCTGCCAAGAGGAAAGCGATAAAATCCAGACAGCTCCGTTTCTGTCCACAGCCTGGCGTCAATGCGGGATTTTCCGTAGCTGGCCTTGAGGTGCAGGCATCGCCCCCGGCCCGCGCAGATTGCATTGTCCGCACATGTGGGGCAGGCAGTGTCCGGTTCCACAAGCCATATGCGCACCAGCGC
It contains:
- a CDS encoding sigma 54-interacting transcriptional regulator translates to MQACAIYSRSMIILGDRDIKTLLLDLAQQRAVEDVLSLAVKSLGTARDSALVRIWLVEPDTACPTCADNAICAGRGRCLHLKASYGKSRIDARLWTETELSGFYRFPLGSRKVGAIALTNKPLEVARIDGTEPWIADPRWIEREGIISFAGQPLVCRGETLGVIAVFSRGMLEAGTLELLRMVADHIAYAIANARLFEIADASNQKKELENAHLREELCEARKFTGIIGESSAIREIREQIQIVGDTEATVLIQGDSGTGKELVAHELHKHSKRKNSPFIKINCAAIPQHLFESEFFGHAKGAFTGAINDHMGFFQLADGGTLFLDEIAEIPLELQGKLLRVIQDGEFRRVGEGKSRHTDVRIIAATNKNLKQAIQNKTFRDDLYYRLQVFPIIMPNLNEREEDIPLLVRHFIGVFCKKNGRCAFDLSEEQMLRLRHYSWPGNIRELQNFVERMVITGRSEQALAYLALCGPAEQAEKACGESAGGPQKILTEKQMRHMEKANLKAALERTNWLIYGNRGAAALLGIKPTTLISRLKRFDLYKLRPASIFFDEPKDFSGAD